CGGGCTGTACTTCTTCTCGCGCAGAGGAGTGGTGACCGCGCGGTGGGGCGGAGCCTCGCGCGGATCGGCACCCGGTTCATTCAACTTCCCGGACGCGTTCGATTACGACCCGGCGCTCAAGCGGTACTACGTGGCGGACACGTTGAACCGGCGAGTCAAGGCGCTGGACGCGGACGGCAAGGTTCTGTGGACCTCCGGTCGGCCGGATGCGGCGGGGAAGATCGTCGGGTTCTGGCAGTTGCCGCGGGGGATCACGGTTGGGGCGGAGGGGAATCTGTTTGTTGTGGATACCTTCCGCTTCGACGAAACCGGGGTGGGCGCGGGATTCTTCGTGGTGTTGTCGAAGGACGGGAAGCTGTTGTCGGAGTTCGGCCGGGTCGGAACCGAGGATGACGCGTTTAGTTTTCCCGAGAAGATCGCGGTTGGAAGTGCAGGCGTGATGGCGGTCGCGGACCGGGAAAACCACCGCGTTGTTCTGTTTACGGTCAAGACGCTGCCTGTTCCTACCGAAAGGGAAAGAAGCTCCTACGATTCGCCGAGGGATTAGCGGCGTTTGTGCAGGTGCTTTGCCGAAAGTTAAGAACCGTGGTGCTTGCGGTTCCCGGCTTATGGTTAGAAGATGATTGTGATTGACTTCACAATGTTGATCGTTTCGGTGGGGTTCAAGGTGAGGCAGTGAGGTGCGAGCAATGCAGAATCACAGCAAAGTAGCTTCGACGATAGGCCTTCGGACGGTGATGCTGATCGCCGTGGTTGGGGCGATCCTCGCGCCTGCCGCATCGGCTTGGGCGGCCACCGGCGACGGCCCGACGCCCCCGGCAATCGGGGACCCGGCACAAGGCACCGGTTCGGTTTCTCCGCACGGCGGCTACGGATCCAGCAGCAACTTCTGCCTGCAGTGCCACAGCGTGCACAATGCGGGTGGCGATGGTTACGCGCTTCTTTGGAAGTCGAGTGTTCAGGACACCTGCAATACCTGTCACGCAGTTTTCGGGACTTCCCCAACGGGAACCAAGACCGGACTGCTCGGCACTGGAACCATGGGCACAGCCTCTACAAGGTCCGCGTATACGGTGACTGGGGCCTCGAAGAAGTCCGAGCACACGGGGACCTCGGTCGACGGCAACACGATCACGGAAGCAAGCTGGACCTACAGCGGCTACCCGGGCACGACGAACTCCTCGACGGCGATGGATGGCGGCCTGAACTGCGCCTCCTGTCACACGCCGCACGCGGATCGTGGTCTGGCAGTCAACACCAAGAAGCTCCGCAGCACGGACTCCACCCATGTGGGGACCACAGCGGCGGTCCGCGATTGGGCGGAGGGTACCGGGTTCTGGTTCATGCCTCTGACCGGCAGCTCTCCGCTGTATCGCTACTTGCACCATGACACCGAGGATGCCGCGGGAGTGTGGCAGGTCTGCACCGCGACGAGCCCTGCGCCTTTGACCGGCCTCGACACTGGGTGCGTGTACGCTCAGGCCAAGGACACCAAGAACCAAGTCGTTTCACTGTATGGGTACAAGCTCCTGTCGATGTACCCGAACCACACCTACTCCACTCCGGTGAGCTACAAGACGGACTACCGTGACCGCGACCAGCCCAACTGGTGTGGGGCGTGCCACACGTCCCGCGTGGACACCGCTTTTGGCGGGACGACCCACAACCACCCGACTGGGTGCCGCTATTGCCACGGAAACCCGGCGAACGCCACTTCGAGTGACTTCCCGCACACGTCCACGAATGAGTCGTTCCTTGTGAACTACCCGGACCTACTGTGCACGAGTTCTTGCCACTCGAGCAGCAAGTCGCTTCCGTAGCGATCAACGACGGAACGGGAGGGCCCTTGGAGGTCCTTCCGTTCTGTCGCGTCCCGGGTCGTTTTGTGAATGCATACGCTACGATCGGCAGGTGTGTTGACCAGATCTAGATTCCGGCCGCGAAGATCGGGCCGTTTGGGCGCGGGCGCGCGCGCGTTGAAGTTCGCTGCCGTTGCTGTGGCGATCTTGGGATTTGTTGGAGCGCAAGGCGTCGACGTAATCACGGGCAGACCGTTCTCGCCGTTCTCGCCGGCCACGCTGGCCGTCGGCGCCCCAGGAGGGCCGGATCCGCACGGCACTTACTCGGCCGACAGCGTTCTGTGCGACAGTTGCCACAAGGTTCACAAGGCGGCGGGCGGCACGTTGTTCCAACAGGCGACAGAACGCGAGACGTGTTACGCGTGTCATGACGCTACCGGCGGCGCGGCAAACGTCAAGGCGGAGTTCGGGGAGACCGTCATCGGCTCATCCACGAAGACGTCGTTCCATCCTCTTCCGGACGGCCGCGGCGGAGTCCAGCTTGTTTGCGGAGACTGCCACACGCCGCATCGGGCGCGCGCGGAGTACCCCGGGCTCCTCCGGGTCTCCATCGGCGGAGTGCAGGAGTATTCGAGTGCTGCGACTCCGATGGGCAACCAGTATTGCTACGCGTGCCACGGGGACGCATCCTCATACGCCGCTCCCTTCGGCGACCATTCCGGCTTCGATGCGAGCATCCACAACACCAGCGCGGGTGTTCCCGGTCCGGCCTCCGGGAGCGGGATCAAGTGCCTCGCGTGTCACGCATCGCACGGTTCGGACTACCGCAGGTTGACATCCGCGGACGGAGAGCAGCTTTGCTTCACTTGCCACACGCAGGCTTCACCCAAGACATCCGGCGGCAGCAATCCGTTCAACGCGTTTGCGACGGCGAACGACTACGCCACATCGGATGGGGACGGGGTCAGGATCTTCGCGCACCCGGTGGCCGCGTCTGCGCAGGCTGCCGGGTCTCGCGTCGTTGAATGCGATTCATGTCACAACTCGCATTTCCTCGATGACGTGTCTGACTACGCCGCCGGGAAGAGCAAGATCAATGATCCCACCAACGTCTCGTTGCGACGCCTGTCGTCGTGGGATTCCGCGTCCTACGGAATGAACCGGTCGGCGTCCCCGGGTACCGCGCAGGACATCTCGAAGTTCTGCACGCAGTGCCACGAGGCCCCGGCGACCACGCAGCCGATCACCCAAGGTGCGAACGTGCCGTTCACGGTGAAGATGGTGAACGATTCCTCAACCGACGCTGGGGGTCTTGCGCACGATAAGTTCTCCGCCACCCAGTACTTCACAGGCGGTACTTCGCTTCACGGCAACTCGGGCGGACTCGCATGCACAGCGTGCCACGACTTCCACGGCTCCTCGAACGCGTACATGCTCAGGGAGAGCGTCGTGAGCGTTGGAACTCAAGGGGTTGCCGGCGGGAACGTCACCAGCGTGACCGGGTTCCAGGCGCCGTTCACCTACGACTCCCAGTGGACGGGGAAGTTCAAGGCGTTTTGTTCGGGTTGCCACGTAACCGAGCACGAGGATAGGGGCGCGACCTGCATCACGTGTCACTACCACGGGAGTTCTGAACTTTAAGTCCGCCGCCGCGGCGCGCGCGCCGCGGGAGTGGCCGCGCGATGTTGATGCCACGCGAGGGTGCAAAGGCCATTCCGTTTGACCGAGCGCCGGTCGGGGCATATTCTCACTATATTGACAGGGTAAACCTGGCTTTGGTTCCAAGCGCTGACCGGGAGGCTCGGGAATGGCCGTACATCGCAGGGGTTCGCAGCCGGGATCGCCCCCGGCGGGCGGGTTCGACGACGCAGCTGAAGTGGAGAAGTTCTCGACCCAGGTACGGGCTTATCGCGAGCAGCGTATGGATCCCGAGCAATTCCGCCGCGCCCGGCTTTGGAACGGCATCTACGGTCAGCGAGGGCTGATCGACGTCCAGATGGTTCGGGCCAAGATCCCGCAGGGCGTGCTGCGGGCAGAGCACTTGGACGCGCTGGCGGACATCGCCGAGCGCTACTCGCGTGGGTACGGGCACGTGACGACGCGACAGAACATCCAGTTCCACGATGTTGCGTTGGAGAATCTGCCAGTCGTCGTGCGCATGATCTCGTCGGTCGGGTTGACGACCAGGGAGGCTTGTGGGGACACCGTCCGCAACGTCGTGTCGTGCCCTCTCGCGGGAGTGTGCCCGAATGAAGCCTTTGACGTCACGCGTACGGGTGAGGAGATCACAAGGCATTTCCTGCGTAGCCCTCTCGGGCAAGACCTGCCACGGAAGTTCAAGGTGGCGCTGTCGGGCTGCGGCGTGGATTGCGGACAGGCGGCCATCAACGACGTCGGGTTGCTCGCGGCCGCGCGCCCGGGAGCAGATGGAGACGTCGAACTGGGTTACCGGGTCGTCGTCGGTGGAGGTCTTGGGGCCGACCCTCACGGCGCGCTGATTCTCGAGGACTTCGTTGCGCTGGATGACGTGCTCGTGACTGTCGAATCCGTGCTGCGGGTGTACGAGCGGTTCTTCGACCAGTTCGGCGACCGGTCCAAGCGAACTCACGCGCGCATGAAGTTCCTCGTGCAGCGGATGGGGATCGACGCGTTTCGCGCCGCCGTGCGGGAAGAACGGGAGCGCTTGGGCTGCGCAGCGGGGACGGACCGAGGCCGCGTCGCGACCCAGGAGGCTGAATGCGCGCGCCAGGAGGCGGAGCGCGCGCGCCAGGCGGCGGCACTTCCGTCCGGCGTTTCGGCGGGATCGCCGTCGGAGTCGCTTGAATCGCCTAAGGACCCAGGGTTCGCGCGGTGGCGCTCGCTCAACGTTCTTGCACAGAAGCAGCCGGATCGATTCGCCGCGTGGGTCAATCTCCCGCTCGGCGATATCACGGCGAGTCAGTTGCGCGCGCTCGCTGTGTTCGCGCGCGACACCGGTGCAGAACTCCGAACCACGATTCGACAGAACCTCGTGGCACGAGATCTGGATGAGTTCGCCGTCGCGACGCTATGGCAGACTCTGGCGGCCGCGGGTTTGGCCGAGGCGCACCATCACGCTGCAGGAGATGTTGTGTCGTGCCCCGGCGCCGACACCTGCTCCCTTGCTTTCACGGCCTCGCGCGGCCTCGCGACTGCGATTCGCGACGCATTGCGCGCGGCAGGTCTTGCCGAGGTGCAGGGTGTGCACATCAACATCAGCGGGTGCCAGAACTCGTGCAGCCAACATCTGACCGGTGATATCGGGCTCATGGGGTTTGCCCGGCGCGACGACGAAGGCAATGAGGCTCCCGCGTATCGTGTCTTGGTCGGCGCGCGCGTGCAGGACGGCTCGGCGACTTTCGGTCACTACGCGGTGAAGGTTGCCGCGCGCCGCGGACCGGAGGCGGTCGTTCGACTGGTCTCGCGCTTCGCGTCTGAGCGAATCGAGGGCGAGTCTTTCGCGGACTGGGTTCGCCGGATCGGGACCGAGGACGTCGAAAGCAGTCTCGCGGATCTGGATCCGCTCCCTCCCAAGCGAGAGGCGCCGGAGTTCTATCAGGATTGGGGAGCCGAGGCTCCGTTCCAGGTCACGCTTGGACGGGGGGAGTGCGCCTCCTAGAAGTCGGGCGCGCGCCCACTCAACGTGAGGCTGGGTTCCGGCTGAGGATGAGCAGGACTTCAGCGTGGGCGTTGTCGCAGTAGACGCTTCGAGCGCGGAACTGGCCGAATCGACCGTCGCCTTGAGTGAACGGAGCTTCGGCTTCCGCAGCCTCTCGATCGCCGGCACCGAGTTGCCACCCCTTCGGCGGCCATTCCAACAGGACAAAACGGACGAAGTCGTCGAGAGAGACGGCGACGGTGAGCATTGCCCGATGGATCGAATCTGATGGGCGGATGATCTCGTTGACGTAGGTTCCCGGGGGGAGCGGAAGATCGTCCGGCAGCCAGTCGGGGGCAGGAACGGCCCGAGGCAGGCGCGCGCAGATCGGGGTGTCCTGCGAGGGGGTGCCGCCCTGATCGATCAGGATGCCGACGGTGCCGCTTGCCGCGAGCGCGGCTACGGCGACCAGAACGCGGGTTCGTCGATGCACTGGGCCGGATAGTGCCGGGTCGGCGGCTCGGATGCAACAGAGTTATGGACAAAGCTCCTGATTCGTGTGACCGGATCGGGCAGGGACTCGTACAATCATGGGCGAACTACAAGGGAGCCGTTACCACGGCCGGTTTGTCTCATCGGTGCCCAACCTGGAGGCTGTTCGTGATGCAGAACCATCATGCAACCTCAGGCCGGGCGGCACGTGCCGGAGCGCTCATTGCTGCTCTGTTGGCCGTCGTCGCTCCGCTTGTTGCTCCCGTATCCAGCCATGCCGAGTTTGAGTTCGTGTCGGGAGGGAAGCTGTCCGGAAGCGGGGGCGCAACAGAACCGGGGATCGATATTGCGCCGGACGGCCGGACGATCTTCGTCAACGGCATCAACGGGATCCCGTCGCATAGCTTGTTGTGGCGATCCGACGACGGCGGTTCGTCGTTCAAGAAGCTCACTTTCCCGCTTCCCTACAGCCGGTTCCCCGGGGGCGGGGACGCCGACGTCGTGGTCGGAGAGGACGGGCACGTTTACTTCCTCGACCTGTGGGCCGGATCCAACAGCATCGCGTATTCGCCCGACCTCGGTGAGAACTGGACCCAAGGGACACCGTTCACAACGTTGCCGCTGTCGGATCGCCAGTGGATCTCGCTTGGCGAGCGAAACCCGGAGACAGGGCTGGACACGGTCTACGTCGCATACCACTTCATTCAACCTCCGCAGTCGCTGATGCTTTCGCGTTCGGACGATTCCGGCCTGACCTGGACGTGGCACGTCGGTGTCCCCGGCTTGGTCGGGACCGGCGCGCTGCCCGGCCAGATTGTCTCGGACGGGAAGTGGGTGGCATTCAACTACGTCAACGGTCGCAACATGTACATCGCGATGTCGGCGGATGCCGGCGTGACCTGGACGAAGAAACAGGTGAGTTGGATTCCGACGGTGTACGAGGGAAGCCTGACCGCGGTCGCTCAGGATCCGATGAACAAGGATGACCTGTATATCGCTTGGATCGACGATCAGGACTTCTCGGTTCGCGTCGGTCGCTCCTACAACCGGGGCCAGGACTGGGAGTGGGGAGAGAAGGTCTCCGGTCCCGAAGACAGCGAGGACGGGATGAGTAACATCTTCCCGTGGATCGCCGCGCGCGACGGGAAGGTCTCGGTAGCGTGGTACGGGGCCGACGAGCCTGGGGACCCGAACAACGTCTCGCCCGCGACCGAATGGCGGGTTCGATACGCAGAGAGCACCGACCGCGGTGCTACGTTCGGTGCACCCGTTGACGCCACCGGCGTGGTGAAGCGGGGATTCATTTGCACGCAGGGCCTGAGTTGCAATGCCGGGCGCGAGTTGGGTGACTTCCTGCAGATCGCGCTCGACGGAGACAGCAACGCGATGATCTCGTACGTCGACGTGGTGGATCGCAAGCTCGCCAAGGTCGTTCGTCAGCGGCCCCTTTAGCGGTAGCGAGAACTCCCAAGAAGCCGACCCGTTTGCGGGTCGGCTTCTTGGCTACCACGGGAGTTCAATGCCGCGCTCGCGCGCGCGCTCACGCCAGTCGTCGGGGAGGTTCTTGCTGAAGTGCTCCATCGCGACCGTGACGAAGAGTCCGGAGCCTTCCGCCACGATGGTTCCATTCGCGTCGCGCATTTCGATCGACGTGAAGATCTTGCGCCCATCGCGATGGTCGAACCACCCGCGGAGCGAGTATTCGGTGTGGACGAGAACGGGCCTTCGGTAGTTGACCTCGAGCTTGGCCGTAACGCCGGGTTCCTCGATGACGTACAGCAGGAACCCGAGGCAGTCATCCAGCGCCGTTGCTACGGCGCCGCCGTGGGCGAACCCCGGGGCTCCGGAGTGGTGATCGCTGAACGTCACCCGGCCGCGGATCTCGTCTCCGTCTTGCCAAGCTTGCAGTCCCAGGCCGCTCGGGTTCTCGGTTCCGCAGCCAAAGCAGCCCGGGGCGTGGCTTGGCAACGGTGTGCGACTCTCACTCATTCAGGCTCCTCGTGTTGTTCGGCGTCCCGCGAAAAGGGAACCGCGTCCCGCGCCGCCGCGCAAGTCGGCCCGAAGTGTGGCGCGCGGGAAGCGGTCTGCCTACGATACGCAGCGTATGGGATACCGGCATTTCAAGAGTGAACCGAGCGCGTTCAGTGCCGACGACCTCGCGCGAGTCGGCATCGAGCACTGGGACCGTGCGCAGTCGGTGTCTGAAGTGCAGTCGGAGATCAATCTGCGCCCGGCGGGGGAGGCATGACCGCGGCCGTCGCCGTCGAGGTCGCCGACCTCGTCAAGGACTTCCGCCAGCGTGGTGGTGGGACGCTCCGCGCCGTCGACGGAATCTCGTTTGCGGTTGAGCATGGCGAGATCTTTGGCTTCCTCGGGCCGAACGGAGCAGGCAAGACGACGACGCTGGAGATCATGGAGGGGCTGCAGATCCCGACGTCCGGTTCCGCCGATGTCCTCGGACTGGACTCGACGAAGCACTCCTCTGAGATGAAGCGGCGTATCGGAATCCAACTGCAGGCCGGCGCGTACTTCAATTACTTGACACTCCGCGAGATTCTGGATCTATTCGGATCGTTCTACCCGCACAACCTTGCGCCGGACGATCTGCTGGCGCGCGTGGGTCTGGCCGACAAGGCCGGGTCGCTCATCAAGCAACTCTCGGGAGGCCAGCAGCAGCGGTTCTCGATTGTGGCGAGCATCGTCAACGACCCCGAGGTCGTGTTCCTGGACGAAGCCACGACGGGACTTGATCCTCACGCGCGCCGCGAAGTATGGGACTTGATTCGAGGGATTCGTGCATCGGGGAAGACCGTCGTGATCACGACACACTACATGGAAGAGGCTCAGACTCTGTGCGACCGCGTGGCCATCATCGACTACGGCCGGATCGTCGAACTCGACACCCCCGAGGGGCTGGTCAGGGGTTTGGACGCGTCTTACCGGATCGTGTTCGAGTCCCGCGATGGTGTGGATGTCGGCGCTCTTTCGGGGCTTCCCGGCATCGTGACGGCCGGACCGGCGCGTGACCGGACGGGGGCGTTCGAGCTGTCGGTGCGCCGGCCGGCGGAAGCGTTGCGTGGACTGCTTCGCTGGTCGGAGGACTCCGGGGTTGAACTCGGGGAGCTTCAGGTGCTTCCGGCGACGCTTGAGGACGTGTTCCTTTCGCGCACCGGTCGAGCGCTGCGCCCGGGCAGTCCGGAAGAAGGGGAGGAGTAGGTGCTGCTTCGCCTGGTGCGCGCCGACCTGAAGATCATCGTTCGGAATCGCCAGGCGCTGTTCTGGGCGCTCCTCTTCCCGATCATGTTCACCGTCGTGTTCGGCCTGTTCCGCTTTGATGAAGTCGCCACGGCGAACGTCGCCGTTGTTCCGTCCGGCGGTCCTGCAGCGGCCCCTGTCGTGGCGGGATTGCAGGGAGTCGACGTGGTTAAGGTCTCCCCGGGGATTGGAACCGAGGCGGAGGCCCGCACCGCGCTTACCGACGGCGAGATCGATTTCGCTCTGCTGGTTCCCGACGAGGGCCCGGTTCGGATGTTGTTCGTCGAATCGGCCGCGGACCGCAATCGCATCTTCGTTTCGGTGTTTCGTCAGGTGCTGGACCAAGTGAACATCCGCATTGCAGGCATCTCGCCGCGGTATGAACTCGTGCCGGTCGGTGTAGCAGGCAACACCACCACCTACTACGACTTCGTTTTGCCGGGTCTGGTTGGAATGGCCGTAATGACCTACGGCATCATCGGGATCGCCGGGACGATCGCCCAATACCGGGGCCAGAGGATCCTGCGACGGATCCGAGCTACACCGCTGTCGCCTCGCACGTTTCTGGTTGCGCTCGGGTTGGCTCACCTGATGCTCGCGGTGGTGCAGTCGGGGCTGGTCCTGGCTACGGGGGTGTTCCTATTCGGCGCCAACGTCCGTGGCAGCATTCTTGCGATCATTTTGTTCGCCTTGCTCGGCAACCTGACGTTCATCAACATCGGGTTCATGGTGGCCGCGCGCGCCGAGACGGCCGAAGCTGCGAGCGGACTCGGCAACTTCGTAGCTATGCCGATGATGTTCCTCTCGGGCGTCTTCTTCCCCACGGATTCTCTGCCTTGGATCCTGCCCACCGTCACTTCGCTCTTGCCGCTGTATCCGTTGGTCGACGCTATTCGCCGCATTTCTGTGGACGGAGCGTCGATCATGCAGCTCGGGTCGCAGTTCGGCCAGTTGGCGGTGTGGGCGGTCGGAAGCCTCATCCTGGCTACTCGCATGTTCCGCTTCGAACGCGCCTAGGATTCCGGCGTCCACGAAGGGGGTGAGGCGGTGACCGAGCAGATGCGGCTGCTGAAGTACAGCCACGGATCCGGGTGAGCGTGCAAGCTCGGTCCATCCGAGCTGGCGCAGGTCTTGCGCCGATTGCCGATCTCTCCGCCGAACCCAGACCTTCTGGTCGGGCTCGATCCTGCCGACGACGCCGCCGTCTACCGAATCGACGATTCCACGGCGCTGGTGTTTACCGTGGACTTCTTCACTCCGGTCGTCGACGACCCATACGACTGGGGACGCATCGCGGCCGCGAATGCGATGAGCGATGTGTACGCGATGGGTGGGAGACCTCTTCTGTGCCTGAACGTCGCCGGGTGGCCGCGGGACGACCTGCCTGTTGAGATGCTGTCCCGCGTGCTGGAGGGCGGCGCCGCGACCGCCGCGCGCGCCGGCGCGATCGTGGTCGGCGGTCACACTGTGGACGATCGCGAGCCGAAGTACGGCATGGCCGTTGTCGGGCTGGTCGATCCGGCTCACGTCATCACCAATGCCGCCGCGCGCCCCGGGGATGTGCTCGTGCTTACCAAGCCGCTCGGCCTGGGCGTCATCTCGACTGCGGTCAAGAACGGCGTGGCTCCGGAATCCGTCTCGGAGGCTGCAGTTGAGATCATGGTCGAACTCAACGACGGGCCTCGTGACGCGATGCTGTCGGCCGGCGTGCGGGCCGCGACCGACGTGACCGGTTTTGGTTTGCTCGGCCATCTGCAGCGGATGTGCGCGGCTTCGGGAGTTTCAGCGGAGGTGCGTGCTGCCGCCGTGCCGGTGCTCGATGGCGCCGAGGAACTCGCAGCCGCGGGCCAAATCCCCGGGGGAAGTCGTCGGAATCGTACGTTCGTAGAGGAGTGGGCGACCTTCGCCGGTGACGTAGGGGAGGTGCGTCGGACCCTGCTGGCCGATGCGCAGACCTCGGGTGGGATGCTCATTTGTTGCCCGCCGGATTGCCTCGACGCCCTTCTGGGCGAACTCGACGGGCGCGCGCCGGTTTCCGAGGTGATCGGGGTCATCGCTGCAGGTCCGGTGGGCCGAATCCAAGTCTGCTCCTGAGCGTCGGCCTTCCCGTCTTGCTATCCTGCCCCCGTTTGACCTTTCGGAGGCTGGATTGCACGAATTCCGCATCCCGGTGTCTGTGGCGCGCGCGATTGTCGAACATGCGCAAGCTGAGTACCCGAAGGAATGCTGCGGCTTGCTCGCCGGTCCTGACGGTGAGCCGAGGGAACGGTTCGCTCTGACGAACGTGGACCCGGATCCAGTCATGCGCTACAACGCGGACCCAAAGGAGTTGAAGCGGGCGACGGACGAGATCTTCGATCGGGACTGGGATATCGCGAGCATCTACCACTCCCACACGCACACGCCTGCGTTCCCGTCGCAAACGGATGTGGAGCGCGCGTTCTATCCTGAAGCCGTCTACGTCCTCGTCTCGCTGGCCGATCGTCAACGACCCGACCTTCGCGCCTTCACGATTCTGGACGGAAGGATCGAGGAGTTGCCGGTCGTTCACGTCGATGAGAAGGCGAGTTGAGGAGAACGATGTCGATCGAGGTCAGGGTTCCAACGATCTTGCGAAAGCACACCGGCGGGCAGCGCGCCGTTCACGGTGAAGGCAAGACCGTTCGCGAGGTTCTCGACGACCTTGAACGGTCCTTCCCCGGCGTTCGGGGCGCGGTCCTGACCGAGAGCGGCGATCTGCATCGGTTCATCAACATGTATGTGAACGACGAAGACGTTCGTTTCCTCGGGTCGCTGGAGACGCCGCTGACCGACGGAGACATCGTTTCGATTCTCCCCGCGGTCGCCGGCGGCTAGCCGTGCGCGCAGACGACATCCTCGGAGCCATCGGCGAGACGCCGCTGGTCGGCCTTGCATCCATGTCTCCGGTGCCCGGTGTCCGTCTGCTTGCCAAACTCGAAGGCCATAACCCCACCGGATCCACCAAGGACCGGATCGCGTTGAAGATGGTGCAGCGCGCGGAGGCGGACGGCACTCTCACCCACGACAAGACCATCCTTGAACCGACCTCGGGGAACACCGGCATCTCCCTCGGGATGATTTGCCGGCGCCGCGGCTACCGCTTGCTGTGCGTGATGCCGGACAACGTGAGCGAGGAGCGCATCAAGCTCCTTCGCATGTTCGGCGCCGAGATCGTGTTCTCGCCCGGCGAGAAGGGGTCGAATGGAGCGGTCGCCCTGGCCAAGGAGATGGCTGCCGACCCGCGGTTCTTGATGCTGTACCAGTACGGCAACGAGGCGAACCCGCTCGCGCACTACGAAGGGACTGGTGCTGAGATTGTTCGCGACTGTCCTGAGATCGACGCGTTCGTCGCCGGGCTCGGGACCGGCGGGACTCTTATGGGATGTGGTCGACGAATCAAGGAGCACAATCCTCAGGCGAAGATCATCGCCGCCGAACCTGAGTACGGGGAGCTTGTTTACGGGCTACGCAACCTTGACGAGGGCT
The window above is part of the Actinomycetota bacterium genome. Proteins encoded here:
- the selD gene encoding selenide, water dikinase SelD translates to MTEQMRLLKYSHGSGUACKLGPSELAQVLRRLPISPPNPDLLVGLDPADDAAVYRIDDSTALVFTVDFFTPVVDDPYDWGRIAAANAMSDVYAMGGRPLLCLNVAGWPRDDLPVEMLSRVLEGGAATAARAGAIVVGGHTVDDREPKYGMAVVGLVDPAHVITNAAARPGDVLVLTKPLGLGVISTAVKNGVAPESVSEAAVEIMVELNDGPRDAMLSAGVRAATDVTGFGLLGHLQRMCAASGVSAEVRAAAVPVLDGAEELAAAGQIPGGSRRNRTFVEEWATFAGDVGEVRRTLLADAQTSGGMLICCPPDCLDALLGELDGRAPVSEVIGVIAAGPVGRIQVCS
- a CDS encoding M67 family metallopeptidase, giving the protein MHEFRIPVSVARAIVEHAQAEYPKECCGLLAGPDGEPRERFALTNVDPDPVMRYNADPKELKRATDEIFDRDWDIASIYHSHTHTPAFPSQTDVERAFYPEAVYVLVSLADRQRPDLRAFTILDGRIEELPVVHVDEKAS
- a CDS encoding MoaD/ThiS family protein; this translates as MSIEVRVPTILRKHTGGQRAVHGEGKTVREVLDDLERSFPGVRGAVLTESGDLHRFINMYVNDEDVRFLGSLETPLTDGDIVSILPAVAGG
- a CDS encoding cysteine synthase family protein; its protein translation is MRADDILGAIGETPLVGLASMSPVPGVRLLAKLEGHNPTGSTKDRIALKMVQRAEADGTLTHDKTILEPTSGNTGISLGMICRRRGYRLLCVMPDNVSEERIKLLRMFGAEIVFSPGEKGSNGAVALAKEMAADPRFLMLYQYGNEANPLAHYEGTGAEIVRDCPEIDAFVAGLGTGGTLMGCGRRIKEHNPQAKIIAAEPEYGELVYGLRNLDEGFIPPVIDVSLLDGRIKVGTRDALRATRELVQKEGIFAGISSGAALHVAQRVAGRMESGTVVVLLPDGGWKYLSTGAYDLEYDEAVAKLEGMIWA